The genomic DNA TGCACCATCGCGGTGGCGCGGTACATCGGCTTCAGCGACTGCATGACGTAGGTGATGGTCGCCGTTCCCAGCAGGATGATGGTGAGCAGCAGCAGCTTGCGCCGCCACAGCACGGCCAGCGTGGCGAAAACGGTCGCCTCCTGCCGCCCGCGGACGTCAGTGGAGTCCGCGGCGCCGGACTGCAGAAGGCTGTCCGGAAGGACGCTGGCGTGCGCTTCGTGGCCTGGAAGCGTTCCGCCTTTGCCGATCGAAGATGTCACGTCGTCGCCCCTTTCGTCTTGCTGGCTGGCGGTCCGGCCCGGTGTGGGCGTGGCGCATGGGTCAAAGGACGCGCTGCGGCCTTTTTGTTTTCTGTAGAGATAACCGAGAATTCGGGCGCCTTTTAAAGAGGCGTCCCGAATGAACCGTGGCGTTCCGCCGCTGCAACCGTTGCCGGACAGACTCCGAGTACCGTGAATGGCGCCGGTCAACAATTGAAAAAAAGAAGGCCCATCCGTCGCTGTGCTTACGACGGCGACCGTCATAAATAATCATATCCGTTACCCCGTCCGCGTGTTTGACCGTCAACTCCGCGCCGGTCACAGTCTGCCGGGTGCAGCGGAGCCGGTTCAGGCTTCGAGATGCCGCCCAATTCCAGATATGGCCGTGCATTCCCGCGTAATATGACAGACAACGGGTTGCGTCGTGTCGCGGAATGCTGTGCATCAACGCTGGATTTTAAAATAATCGTGGAAGCGGTTTGGCGCGATATCCCCGCGATCTGCCGCTGTCCGGACGAATTCCCCTGGTCAACTCCATGGAGAGGCTCGATGACGTCCACGACTGAGCGCGTTCTTGTGACAGGCGGCGCCGGGTTTATCGGATCGCACCTGTGCGAGCGTCTTCTGGCCGCCGGGAAAGAGGTCCTGTGCGTCGACAACTATTTCACGGGGGCGCGTTCGAATATTGCGCATCTACTCGACAACCCGAAGTTCGAGGCGGTGCGCCACGACATCACCTTCCCCCTGTATGTCGAGGTGGACCAGATCTACAACCTCGCCTGCCCGGCCTCGCCGGTGCACTACCAGTTCGACCCGGTGCAGACGACCAAGACCAGCGTGCACGGCGCCATCAACATGCTGGGGCTGGCCAAGCGGGTGAAGGCGACCATCCTCCAGGCCTCGACCAGCGAGGTCTACGGCGACCCCTTCGTCCACCCGCAGCGCGAGGATTACTGGGGCAACGTCAATCCGATCGGCCCGCGCGCCTGCTACGACGAGGGCAAGCGCTGCGCCGAGACGCTGTTCTTCGACTACAACCGGCAGCACAAGGTCCCGATCAAGGTCGCGCGCATCTTCAACACCTACGGGCCGCGCATGAATCCGAACGACGGGCGCGTGGTGTCGAACTTCATCGTCCAGGCGCTGAAGGGCGATCCGATCACGATCTACGGCGACGGCTCGCAGACGCGGTCCTTCTGCTACGTCGACGACCTGGTCGAGGGGCTGCACCGGCTGATGGAGACGGACGGAACGGTGACCGGCCCGATCAACCTCGGCAATCCCGGCGAGTTCACCATCCTGGAGCTGGCGGAGACCGTCATCCGGATGACCGGATCGCGCTCCCGGATCGAGCGGCATCCGCTGCCCCAGGACGATCCGCGGCAGCGCAAGCCGGACATCACCAAGGCCCACGCCTACCTGAAATGGATGCCGCACGTGCCGCTCGAAGAGGGGCTGGAGCGCACCATCGCCTATTTCGCCAAAACCTATTTCTGAGCGCGGCACGGCAGCCGGCAGCGCCGCCGCATCGCTGGGGTGCGGCGGCAGGGAATGGGCCAACAGGGAACGGCGGATGTTCGAACTCCCTTCACGAGACAGCTCGGCGAAGCCGGATTACAGGACGCGGGTGGGTATGGCCTTCCAAGGACCGCGCCCGCAATCCGCGTCGCCGGTCGCCGCGGCGGCCTCCGCCCCCGCCCTGCTGTGCGGGCTGGTGGCCGCGGACGCGCTGATGGTCGTCGGGACGGGGCTGGCGGCGGAGGGCATCGCCGCCCGTTTGCTGCGGGCCGCCCCGGCCGATCCGGCCCTGTTCGCAGACTCTGCTCATGCTATTTCTGCTCATGCTTTCGCGGGCGTCTTCAACGCCGCGGTCGGCCCGCTGGTGGTGCTGTCGCTGATGTGCTTCTACAGCGCGGGCTGCTACCGCAACCTGCGTCCCAAGGCGGTGCGGCGGACCATCGGTTCGCACGCCGGGCCGCTGTTCGGGGCCTGGACCGCGGCCTTCCTGGTGCTCGTGCTCATGCTCGGCGTGACGGGGGACCTGCGGCGGCTCGACACGGCGGCGGCGGGGACGCTGTGGCTGTGGTACGGGCTCGGCCTGTTCGGGCTGACCGCGTTGCGCAGCCTGGTCCTCCGGCTGGCGCGCGACTGGAATCTGGCCGGCGGATTGAGGCAGCGGACGCTGCTGGTCGGCACCAACGATCTGGCCTTCGAGTGGCTGGACCGGCTCCAGCGCACGGACGGGGCGGGCTATCAGGTGATCGGCGCGGTGTCCACCGCGGCGGACCGGCCGTCATCTGCGAACGCTCCGCCCCTGGCCACCGCCCGGCTGGCCGGGGTGCCGGTGCTGGGAGGCGTGACCGGGTTGGTGGAGCAGGTGCGCAAGAACCGCATCGACCTCGTGGTGGTGGCCCTGCCCTGGAGCGCCGAGGCCGAGATCACCGACATCCTGGAACGGCTGCGCGTCCTGGCGGTGGACGTCCGCCTGCTGCCGCACCGGCTGATCGCCCGCACCGCGGGCCTTTCGGTCGATGCGACGGCGGGCATTCCGCTGCTGGGCGTCATCCATCACCCGCTGGCCGGCTGGCGCGGCGTGCTGAAGCGGTCGGAGGACCTGGTGATCGGCGGCGCGGCGCTGGCGGTCCTGGCGCCGGTGCTGCTGCTCGCCGCGGCGGCCATCAAGCTGGAAAGCCCCGGCCCGGTGCTGTTCCGCCAGAAGCGCTTCGGCTTCAACAACGAGGAATTCGAGATCTGGAAGTTCCGCACGATGCACACCGACCGGGGCGACCAGTCGGGCGCGCAGCGGACCGTGCGCAACGACCCCAGGGTGACGCGCGTCGGGCGCTTCCTGCGCCGCACCAGCATCGACGAGCTTCCGCAGCTCTTCAACGTCCTGCGCGGCGACATGTCCATCGTCGGGCCGCGGCCCCATCCCGTCGCCATGAAGGCCGGGGACGTGCTGTACCACGAGGCGGTGGAGAACTACGCCTGCCGCCACCGCGTCCGCCCCGGAATCACCGGTTGGGCGCAGGTCAACGGGTTGCGCGGCGAGATCGACAACCTCCACACCGCCGCCCGCCGCGTCGAGCACGACCTCTACTACGTCGACAACTGGTCCCTGGGGCTGGACGCCGAGATCATGGTGCGCACCGCCCTTCTCCTTTTCTGGGACCGCAACGCCTACTGACCAAAAAACCCCGGCTGAACCAACAAACAGACCGCAAAGGAGTTTGACGCCATGTCCGTCGCCCTTGTCACCGGTTCCTGCGGATTGATCGGGTCGGAGAGTTGCCTGCATTTCGGTGCGCTGGGAATGGACGTCGTCGGCATCGACAACGACATGCGGCGCACCTTCTTCGGCGACGAGGCCTCGACCGCGTGGCAGCGCCAGACCCTGGAACAGACGCTGCGCCAGCGCTACCGCCACCACGCCATCGACATCCGCGACGCCGCGGCCATCGACGCGCTGTTCGAGCGGCACGGCTCCGCCATCTCCCTGATCATCCACACGGCGGCCCAGCCCTCGCACGATTGGGCGGCGCGCGACCCGCAGATGGATTTCTCGGTGAACGCCAACGGCACGCTGAACCTGCTGGAGGCGGCGCGGCGCCACTGCCCGGACGCGGTGTTCATCTTCACCTCGACCAACAAGGTCTACGGCGACACGCCGAATCGCCTGCCGCTGATCGAGACGGAAACGCGCTACGAGATCGACCCGGCGCACCGCTACGCCGGCGGCATCGCCGAGGACATGTCGATCGACGCCACCCTGCACAGCCTGTTCGGCGCCTCCAAGGTGGCCGCCGACGTGCTGGTCCAGGAATACGGCCGCTATTTCGGGATGAAGACGGTGTGCTTCCGCGGCGGCTGCCTGACCGGGCCGAACCATTCGCCGACGCAGCTTCACGGCTTCCTGGCCTATCTGATGCGCTGCGCCGTCACCGGCACCCGCTACGACGTGATCGGCTACAAGGGCAAGCAGGTCCGCGACAACATCCACAGCAACGACCTGATCGCCGCCTTCCAAGCATTCTACGACGCGCCGCGCAGCGCCGAGGTTTACAACATCGGCGGCGGACGGGCGAGCAACTGCTCCATCCTGGAGGCGGTGGCCCTGTGCGAGGAGATCACCGGGCGCCCGATGGATCTGGCCTTCAAGGAGGCCAACCGCATCGGCGACCACATCTGGTGGGTCAGCTCGCTCGACCGGTTCCGCTCCCACTACCCGTCCTGGGACATCCGGCACGACGTGCGCAACATCCTCACCGACATTCACGACAGCAATCGGCGCCGCTGGCGCGTGGAGGCCGTGGCATGATCGACCATGGGAAAAAGGAAGTGCTCGGCGTCTACGTCAACGCCGTCGATTACGAGGCCGGCGTGCGCGCCATCATCGACGCGGCGGAGCAGCAGAAGCCCTTCGCGGTCAGCGCGCTCGCCGTGCACGGCGTGATGACCGGGGCGCTCGACCCCGAGCACCGCTACCGCCTGAACGCCATCGATCTCGTGACGCCGGACGGCCAGCCGGTGCGCTGGGCGCTGAACCGGCTGCACGGCGCCGCCCTGCCGGACCGCGTCTACGGTCCGAACCTGATGCTGCGCACCTGCGCGGCGGCGGCGGCGAAGGGGCTGCCCATCTACCTCTACGGCGCCACGGCGGGGCTGCTCGCCACGCTGACCACGGCGCTGACGGAGCGCTTCCCCGGCCTGATCATCGCCGGCGCCCGCCCGTCCGCCTTCCGCACCCTCAGCAGCGAGGAGCGGGCGGCGGTGGACCGTGAGATCATCGAGTCCGGCGCCCGCATCGTCTTCGTCGGGCTGGGCTGCCCGCGCCAGGAGACCTGGGTCTACGAGCACAAGGCGGCGCTGTCGATGCCGCTGATCGCGGTCGGCGCGGCCTTCGACTTCATCGCCGGGAAACAGCCGCAGGCGCCGATGTGGATGCAGAATGCCGGCCTGGAATGGCTGTTCCGGCTGTCCACCGAACCGCGGCGGCTGTGGCGGCGCTACGTCATGCTGAATCCGGCCTTTCTGTTCCTGCTGGCCTGCCAAGCGGTGCAGATGCCGTTGGTCCGCAGCGGCCAGGCGCGACGTCCGAAAGGAGAGCTTCGATTTGGCTAGGCGGTGATGGTTGTTTGGTGGTTGCCAAATAAAAGAGCCGTTATTAAAAATGAAACATCCTCCGATGCTGTGATCGTGTGGTGCTGTTTTAAAATGAAACGGCCTTGCATCGGCGGATTTTCCTGAACGACCTCGGAACGGCGCCGTGAACCGCGACCGATGCGGCACGCGCTTCCATGACAGTCGAGGATTTCTGCGATGAGCCTGAAGATCCTGTCGGCGATCGTCGTGCCGCCGCATCTGGCGGTTAGCGGCGCCAGCAAGGCGGCGGAGAAGCTGAGCGTCGCGCTGCAGGCGCATGATCGCATTGACATCGCGAACATGGGCATGGCGAGCCGGGTCCCGATGGACCTGAGCAAGCCGGGCGAACGGATCGAAGTACGGACCTCCAGCCCCTTCGTCGGGCTCGACACCGTCCTGCCCAACCGCGCGAAGACCCTGTTCTACCAGTCGAGCATCCCGGCGCTGATCCGCCACGGCTCCTACGATCTGGTGCACATCCACAACCCGATCCCGGCGCTGGAGATGATGCGGGTGGCCCGCGCCTGCGTGGCCAAGGGCGTGCCCTACGTGGTGTCCACCCACGGCTTCGTGGAGATCGGCAACCCGGCGGCCTTCCGCCGCATGGACGCGGCGCGGCGGCTGGCCTGGGACCTGCTGATCGACCGTCCGGTGCGCTACGTGGTGCGCAACGCCGCGGCCATCTGCGCGATCTCGCCGGTCGATCTGCCCATCGTCCGCGGCTTCGGCTTCACCGGGGACGACATCGCCGTCATTCCCTACGGCGTCGACCGCCCGGACGACTGGGGCGCGCCGACCCCGGCGGACCGGGACATCCACCGCCGTTTCGGCATCCCGGAGCGGGATGAGGACGGCGGTCCGTTCACCGCCTTCTTCCTGGCCAACCACACGGCCAACAAGGGGCTGGGCGTGCTGCTCGACGCCTTCGTGGGGCTGTCGATGCCGTTCCGCCTGATTGTCGGCGGCGAGAAGCGGGACTTCGTCGATTACGAGGCCTACCAGCGCCGCTGCGGGCCGGGCCAGACCATCCACCTCACCGGCAATCTGGCCGAGGCGGAGGTCGCCGCCATGTTCCGCCGCTCCGACCTGTTCGTCTTCCCGACCCTGGCCGACACCTTCCCCAACGTGATCCTGGAGGCGATGGCCTTCGGCGTCCCGGTGGTGACGACCCGGGTCGGCGGCATTCCGCATCAGGTCGACGACGGCTGCGCAGTGATCGTCGAGCCGGGCGACCCGCAGGCCCTGCGCGCCGCCGTCGAACAGCTGGCCGCCGACCCCGAACGGCGGGCGCGGATGGGCCGCCACGGACGCCTGCGCGCCGCCCAGCGCTTCGACTGGGCCGCCGCCGCCGCCGACACCCACCGGCTCTACGAGGCGGTGGTCCGCCGTCCGGCGGGGGCCGCCGTCCTCAAGGCCGCCTGAACCCCTGTCCAACGCCCTCTGCCCAACACCCCCTGCCCAACCGGTAAAAGCCGCAGCAATGGAGAAGACACCTATGGAAGGCAAGACGCTCGTGACCGGCGGGGCCGGCTTCGTCGGCTGCAATCTGGTCAAGAACCTTCTGGAGGACGGGCGCGACGTCGTTGTCCTGGACGCCCTGCTGCGGCCGGGCAGCGAGCGGAACGCGGCGTGGCTCCAGACCCTCAACGCCGGCTCCCGCCTGACCTTCATGAAGGCCGACGTGCGCGACTTCGCCGCCGTCAAATCCTGCATGGCCGGGGTGGAGGAGGTCTACCACCTCGCCGGTCAGGTGGCGGTCACATCGTCGCTGGACGACCCGCGCACCGACTTCGACATCAACGCGCTCGGCACCTTCAACGTGCTGGAGGCGGCGCGCCGCATGAAGACCCCGCCGAAGGTGGTCTTCACCTCGACCAACAAGGTCTATGGCGGGCTGGAGCATGTGGCGGTGGAGCAGACCGACAGCCGCTACCGCTTCGTCGACCGTCCGCTCGGCGTCTCGGAGGCGGAACCGCTGGACTTCCATTCGCCCTACGGCTGCTCCAAGGGGGCGGCGGACCAGTATGTGCGCGACTACGCCCGCATCTACGACCTGCCGACCGTCGTCTTCCGGATGAGCTGCATCTACGGGCCGCGCCAGTTCGGCAACGAGGACCAGGGCTGGGTCGCGCATTTCATCATCTCGGCGCTGAGCGGTCGGCCCATCCACATCTACGGCGACGGCATGCAGGTGCGCGACGTGCTGTTCGTCGAGGATCTCGTGCGAGCCTTCCGCCTCGCCACCGAGAAGATCGAGGTCAGCCGCGGGCAGGTCTTCAACATCGGCGGCGGGCCGGAGAACACCATCTCGGTCTGGCGCGAGTTCGGGGAGATGCTGTCCACCCTGCGCGGCGCGCCGGTGGAGGCCGACTTCTCCGACTGGCGGCCCGGCGACCAGCCCTGCTACGTCAGCGACATCCGCAAGGCGGAGCAGATCCTCGGCTGGCGCCCGCAGATCGACCGCGACACCGGCATCCGCCGCCTGTGGGACTGGGCGGAGCGCTACCTCGCGCAGAACGGCCTGCCCACGGACCAGGCCCAGTTGGAACCGGGCCGCATCGCCCTCAGCGCGTAATCCCATTCCCGTGCGGTGGAGGAACCTATGGACGTGCTTGTAACGGGCGGGGCCGGCTTCATCGGCTCCCACATCACGCACCGCCTCGTGTCGCTCGGCCACCGGGTGACGGTGATCGACAACGAGTCCACCGGGCTGCGCGCCAACGTGCCGGCGGAGGTGCGCTACATCCGCGGCGACGTCACCAACCCCGCCGACCTCGACAAGGCCTTCGAGGAGGTGCCCGACGCGGTGATCCACATCGCCGGGCAGGTGTCGATCATCCGCGCCTTCAGCAACCCGGTCGGCGACCTGCGCACCAACGTGGAGGGGACGGTGAACGTCCTCCAGCAGTGCGTGGAGCGCGGGGTGAAGCGCCTTCTCTACGCCAGCTCGATGAGCGCCTACGGCAACGCCGAGGTGGTGCCGACGCCGGAGGACACGCCCTGCTCCCCGGTGTCCTACTACGGGGTGACGAAATACGCGGGTGAGCGCTACGTGCATCTGACGGCGGCGCGGCCCGATCTGCCGGGCGCTCTGGCCGTCACCTCCTTCCGCATGTACAACGTCTACGGGCCGCGGCAGGCGGTGGACAACCCCTACCAGGGGGTGCTGGGCATCTTCCTGGGCAACATCATCCGCGGCGAGCCGATCCGCATCTACGGCGACGGCAAGCAGACCCGCGATTTCGTCTTCATCGACGACGTGGTGGACGCCTGGGTCGGCGCGCTCGACAACCCGGCCAGCCACGGGAAGATCTTCAACCTCGGCAGTGGGCGGCAGACCAGCATCAGCGAACTGGCCGACCTCGCGCTGGGGGCGCTCGGCCGGACGCGGGCGGACCATCCCGTGCTCTACCACCCCGAACGCCCGGGCGAGCAGCGCAGCGTGCAGGCGGACGTGACCTACGCCGGGTCGGTGCTCGGCTGGACGCCGCGCACCCGGCTGGAGCAGGGGCTGGTGGAAACCGTGCGCTGGGCGCTGCGCGAGAATGGCCGCGGAGACGGGCTGGAAAGCGGTCCGGAAAGCGGCATTGCGGAGCGCGCCGTGGCCTGAGGGTCATTTTTCAAGCCGGCCAACCTTCAAGCCGGCCAGGGATGGCTTCGGCAACGCCATCAAGCAACAGGAGTGGAATGATGCGGATCGCTGTTGTGGGGACCGGCTATGTCGGCCTCGTGTCCGGCGCCTGCTTTGCCGAATTCGGCATCGACGTGTGCTGTGTGGACAAGGACGAAACGAAAATCCGGCGCCTGAGGGGCGGCGAGATCCCCATCTACGAGCCCGGCCTCGACGTCCTCGTGGCGCGCAACATGGCGGCGGAGCGTCTGTCCTTCACCTCCGACCTCGCGGTCGCCATGGAGGGGGCGGACGTGGTGCTGATCGCGGTCGGCACCCCCTCCCGCCCCGGTGACGGCGGGGCCGATCTGACCTACGTCCACGCGGCGGCGGCGGAGATCGCGCGGACCATGTCCCGCTACACCGTCATCGTCACCAAATCGACCGTGCCGGTCGGCACCGGGCGCCAGGTCGCCGCCATCGTGAGGGACATCAACCCGCGCGCCGAGTTCGACGTGGTGTCCAACCCGGAATTCCTGCGCGAAGGCTCGGCCATCGGCGACTTCATGCAGCCCGACCGCGTGGTGATCGGCGCCGACTCCGACCGGGCGCGGGCGGTGATGGACGCCCTCTACCAGCCGCTGATCCGCGCCGGGACGCCCTTCGTGCGCACCGGCATCGAGACGGCGGAGCTGACGAAATACTCGGCCAATGCCTTCCTCGCCTTCAAGATCACCTTCATCAACGAGGTGGCCGACCTGTGCGAGCGGGTGGGGGCCGACGTGCAGGACGTGGCGGCGGGCATGGGGATGGACGCGCGCATCGGGCGTCCCTTCCTGAACGCCGGGCCGGGCTTCGGCGGGTCCTGCTTTCCCAAGGACACCGAGGCGCTGGTGCGCACCGGGCGGCAGCATGGCGCGCCGGTGCGGCTGATCGAAACGGTGGTGGACGTTAACCGGGCGCGCAAGCGGCTGATGGCCGGGCGGATCCTCCAGGCCTGCGGACCGGACGCGGCGGGCAAGCGCATCGCCGTGCTGGGCATCACCTTCAAGCCCGACACCAACGACATGCGCGAGGCGGCGAGCCTGGAGATCATCCCGCTGCTTCAGGAGGCCGGGGCGACGGTTCACGTCTACGACCCCGCCGGCATGGAGGAGGGGCGCCATCTGCTGCCCGGCGTGGTCTGGCACGACGACGCCTACGCCCCGCTCGCCGAGGCCGACTGCGTCGCCATCCTGACGGAATGGAACGAGTTCCGCGCGCTGGATCTGGGGCGCGTCCGCAGCCTGATGCGCCGCCCGGTGATGGTTGATCTGCGCAACGTCTACGCCCCTGCGGCCATGGCGGCGGCGGGTTTCCACTACTGCTCCGTCGGGCGGCGCGACGCGCGGCCGGACGCGGCGAAACGGCGCAAGGCGGCGGAGGCCATGTTGCTCAGCAACGGCTTCGCGGCGGACTCCTGTGTCCTTCCCTTCTCCGGACAGCTTGCGGCCGCCGCCTCCGACTTGGCGGATTGACGCGGGCGCGACGCCGGCCTACTCCGGCCACGCACCGGCGCCCTGAACGGGCCGCCCCCGCCCCGGCGGCGGCGGCCCGGCACGGGGGGCCGGCTGGGATCTCCCGATTCCGAAAGACGCCGCCATGATTGGCTTGGACGCGCTGGTCGGCATCCGTCAAGAGTTCATGCCCCGTGCGCCGTCCGGTGCGCGGGGCGGCGCCCGTTCCCCGCGCCCGGGCGGGCGGACCGGTGGGCGGGCGCCGATCGCCGTGCTGCTGATCGACGACCGCGCGCTGTTCGGCGAAAGCCTCGCCGCCGCCATCAACGCCTTCGCTCCGGACGTGGCGGTCAGCCACCGGCGCAGCGCCGTGGCGTTGGCGGACCTTCCCGCAGCCCTGCGCGGCACCGATGTGGTTCTCGTGAGCATCGGGCGCGTCGACCCGGCGAAGGGCGGGGTGGGCCAGCTTCTGGAAGCGCTGTCGGGTGGCGGTCCCCATCCCCCCGTGGCCGTTCTGGCGGACCGGCCCGGCGTGGCGGTGGCCGCCGCGGCGGCGCGCCTCGGTCTGCGTGGGGTGTTGAGCGGACGGATGCCGCTGGCCGAGGTGATCGCCGCCCTGCGGCTGATCCACGGCGGCGGTACGGTCAATCCCGATCCCGGCCCCGATCCCGGCCCCGGCCCAAATCCCGGCTGAACGGTTCCTGAGCGGCCGCTTCGGCCGGTTGCCACGCCTTGCGCACGGCCTCAACGCGGTTGGCGGCGCCCAGCGCCCGCAGGATGCCGCGGACATGAACCTTCGCCGTGTTTTCGCTGATCCCCAGCTCCTGCGCGATGACGCGGTTCGATTTCCCTTCGCGAAGCCGTTGCAGCACGCCGCGCTGACGCGCGGTCAGCGCCGCGCTGCAGGACGGCATCGGCGGATCGTCTCGCGGGTCCTCGCGGCGCCGCATCAGGCGGTGGAGGAAGGGGGAGGGGAAGAAGGTGCCGCCGTCCGCCACCAGACGCAGCGCCTCTTGGGCGACGGCGAGGCCGACGCTGGTCGGCAGACACCCCCGAACGCCCAGCCGGCTGGCCTCCAGCGGAAGGTCCGTCTCCTCCCCGTCGGACAGGATGACCAGCGGCGTGCTGCCGATGGCACCGGCAACGTCGCGCAGCGTCGCCAGGACACTGCCGTTCGGCGGGGTCAGGCTGGCGAGGTTGCACAGCACGACGGCGGGTGCCGTTCCGGTGGCGAGCGCCGTCCTGGCCTCGTCCACTGACGCCGCGGTTCGCATTTGCAGGGACGGGTCGCGCAGGCCGAGGCCGGCGGACAGGCTTTCGCGGGTCAACGGGGTTTCATCCAGAAGAAGGGCTGCGATGCTCCGTCGCCCGTTCACTGGTTCCGGGCCGCCTGCGGCGGCGCAGTGCGATGGAACCGCCTTCGCGCTGACTGCCATGAAGCCTGTCTCCCGACCCCCGTTTCACTGGTCTTATGCTGCGCTGCACCCAAGTTCTCGTCAACGTCAATCCCGTGCAGAGTTAACTATGTCGGTCCCCATCTTTACCACCTATTTGAAGTGTTTTCGTTTGAATGCCGTGTATTCCGGAGAGGTTTCGATGGCAGCCGTCCGGAAGCACAGTG from Azospirillum brasilense includes the following:
- a CDS encoding response regulator transcription factor, with protein sequence MTRESLSAGLGLRDPSLQMRTAASVDEARTALATGTAPAVVLCNLASLTPPNGSVLATLRDVAGAIGSTPLVILSDGEETDLPLEASRLGVRGCLPTSVGLAVAQEALRLVADGGTFFPSPFLHRLMRRREDPRDDPPMPSCSAALTARQRGVLQRLREGKSNRVIAQELGISENTAKVHVRGILRALGAANRVEAVRKAWQPAEAAAQEPFSRDLGRGRDRGRDRD